The Burkholderia mayonis genome window below encodes:
- the serA gene encoding phosphoglycerate dehydrogenase: protein MTSVLLLENIHDSASLHFADAHVDIERRKGALAGDELKHALQHHQLIGIRSATHLMRDEIDAARHLLAIGCFCIGTSQVDLSAAAHHGIPVFNAPFSNTRSVAELVIAEAILLLRRVPEKSVLAHAGEWAKGAGGSFEARGKTIAIVGYGNIGAQVGVLAEALGMKVVYYDVQAKLSLGSAQPARSLGDAIALADVVTLHVPANASTHNMIDADALTQFKSNAILINASRGTVVDIDALRDALVQKRLGGAAIDVFPHEPKSNVDRFESVLQGLPNVILTPHIGGSTQEAQESIGAEVSSKLVAFLTRGDSAGAVNFPQVSPGECTSAARLLNVHGNTPGVLAVLNTLLAQDGANIVAQHLQTRGDIGYVVTDLDRVPSDAFLDKLRGDRAFTRSRLLRSA, encoded by the coding sequence ATGACTTCCGTTCTCCTCCTCGAAAACATCCACGACAGCGCATCCCTGCATTTCGCCGATGCGCACGTCGACATCGAGCGGCGCAAGGGTGCGCTCGCCGGCGATGAACTCAAGCACGCGCTGCAGCACCATCAACTGATCGGCATTCGCTCGGCGACGCACCTGATGCGCGACGAGATCGACGCCGCCCGCCATCTGCTCGCGATCGGGTGCTTCTGCATCGGCACGTCGCAGGTCGATTTGTCGGCGGCCGCGCATCACGGCATTCCGGTGTTCAATGCGCCGTTTTCGAATACGCGATCGGTCGCGGAGCTCGTGATTGCGGAGGCGATCCTGCTGCTGCGGCGCGTACCGGAGAAGAGCGTGCTCGCGCATGCGGGCGAGTGGGCGAAGGGCGCGGGCGGATCGTTCGAGGCGCGCGGCAAGACGATCGCGATCGTCGGCTACGGCAACATCGGCGCGCAGGTCGGCGTGCTCGCGGAGGCGCTCGGCATGAAGGTCGTCTATTACGACGTGCAGGCGAAGCTGTCGCTCGGCTCCGCGCAGCCCGCGCGCTCGCTTGGCGACGCAATCGCGCTCGCGGACGTCGTCACGCTGCACGTGCCGGCGAACGCATCGACGCACAACATGATCGATGCGGACGCGCTCACGCAATTCAAATCCAACGCAATCCTGATCAATGCGTCGCGCGGCACCGTCGTCGACATCGACGCGCTGCGCGATGCGCTCGTGCAGAAGCGTCTGGGCGGCGCCGCGATCGACGTGTTTCCGCACGAGCCGAAGAGCAACGTGGATCGCTTCGAATCCGTTCTGCAAGGACTGCCGAACGTGATCCTGACGCCGCACATCGGCGGCAGCACGCAAGAAGCGCAGGAGAGCATCGGTGCGGAAGTGTCGTCGAAGCTCGTCGCGTTCCTGACGCGAGGCGATAGCGCGGGCGCCGTCAATTTTCCGCAAGTGAGTCCGGGCGAATGCACGTCGGCCGCGCGACTCCTGAACGTGCACGGCAACACGCCGGGCGTGCTCGCGGTGCTCAACACGCTGCTCGCGCAGGACGGCGCGAACATCGTCGCACAGCATCTGCAGACGCGCGGCGACATCGGCTACGTGGTGACCGACCTCGACCGGGTGCCGTCCGACGCGTTTCTCGACAAGCTGCGCGGCGATCGCGCGTTCACGCGCAGCCGGCTGCTTCGCAGCGCATGA
- a CDS encoding sulfonate ABC transporter substrate-binding protein gives MTSHDTPRSTSPQSVHDGTRRLLLKAAGAAALAAPLSGGLAALSASGAAHAQRSEKTLRIGYQKYGNFVVLKARGTLEKRLADQHVAIQWIEFPGGPQLLEGLNAGAIDVGTVGETPPVFALAAGVDFVYVGSEPPAPQGEAIVVPHDSPVRAVADLRGKKIALNKGSNVHYLLVKALQRAKIDYRDITPVYLAPADARAAFAQRGVDAWVIWDPYLAAVERQMNARAIANGEGLVNNTQYYLASRQFAEAEPQRMRVLLDEVGAVDHWARENAAAVAAQLSPLVGLDTATLELALKRASYGVQPIDHATLAYQQQIADTFASLKLIPRKIDVAAARWQAA, from the coding sequence ATGACCTCTCACGACACGCCCCGCTCCACCTCTCCCCAATCCGTTCATGACGGCACGCGCCGCCTGCTGCTGAAGGCGGCGGGCGCGGCCGCGCTTGCCGCACCATTGTCGGGCGGCCTCGCCGCACTGTCGGCCAGCGGCGCCGCGCACGCACAACGCAGCGAGAAGACGCTGCGGATTGGCTATCAGAAATACGGCAACTTCGTCGTGCTGAAAGCGCGCGGCACGCTCGAGAAGCGGCTCGCCGATCAACATGTTGCAATCCAATGGATTGAGTTTCCCGGCGGCCCCCAACTGCTAGAAGGCCTCAACGCCGGCGCGATCGACGTCGGCACCGTCGGCGAGACGCCGCCTGTCTTCGCGCTCGCCGCCGGCGTCGACTTCGTCTATGTCGGCAGCGAGCCGCCCGCGCCGCAGGGCGAGGCGATCGTCGTGCCGCACGATTCGCCGGTTCGCGCCGTCGCGGATCTGCGCGGCAAGAAGATCGCGCTCAACAAGGGCTCGAACGTCCACTACCTGCTCGTCAAGGCGCTGCAGCGCGCGAAGATCGATTACCGCGACATCACGCCCGTGTATCTCGCGCCCGCCGATGCGCGCGCGGCGTTCGCGCAGCGCGGCGTCGACGCTTGGGTAATTTGGGATCCTTATCTCGCCGCAGTCGAGCGGCAAATGAACGCGCGCGCAATCGCGAACGGCGAAGGGCTCGTGAACAACACACAGTACTATCTCGCGAGCCGGCAGTTCGCCGAAGCCGAGCCGCAACGGATGCGCGTGCTCCTCGACGAGGTCGGCGCGGTCGACCACTGGGCGCGCGAAAACGCCGCCGCGGTTGCCGCGCAGCTATCGCCGCTCGTCGGTCTCGACACCGCGACGCTCGAACTCGCGTTGAAGCGGGCGAGCTACGGCGTGCAGCCAATCGACCATGCGACGCTCGCGTATCAACAGCAGATCGCCGATACGTTCGCAAGCCTCAAGCTGATTCCGCGCAAGATCGACGTCGCCGCCGCACGATGGCAAGCGGCGTAG
- a CDS encoding c-type cytochrome has protein sequence MTVTSRPTAVLAVLCTLLSQTALSQESQTERAPDTMEARVLACAACHGRQGEGTSNDYFPRLSGKPAGYLYNQLAAFRDGRRKYPPMNYLLAYLPDAYLHRIADHFASRRPPFPAIAAPAAAPAVLERGQQLVKSGDPSRKIPACASCHGAALTGMEPAVPGLLGLHAEYLSAQLGAWRYGTRTSIGPDCMQQVASRLTDIDVTAISAWLASRPAPANPSPAPADSLDMPLACGGEPR, from the coding sequence ATGACAGTGACCTCGAGACCCACCGCTGTACTTGCCGTGCTGTGCACGTTGCTGAGCCAGACGGCGCTATCCCAGGAATCGCAGACGGAACGCGCGCCCGATACGATGGAGGCGCGCGTGCTCGCATGCGCCGCGTGCCACGGCCGGCAGGGCGAGGGAACGTCGAACGACTACTTCCCGCGCTTGTCCGGCAAGCCCGCCGGTTATCTGTACAACCAGCTCGCCGCGTTCCGCGACGGCCGGCGCAAGTACCCGCCGATGAACTACCTGCTCGCGTATCTGCCCGACGCGTACCTGCATCGGATCGCCGACCACTTCGCGAGCCGGCGTCCGCCGTTCCCGGCGATCGCGGCGCCCGCCGCCGCGCCCGCGGTGCTCGAGAGGGGACAGCAGCTCGTGAAGTCGGGTGACCCGTCGCGCAAGATTCCCGCGTGCGCGTCGTGCCACGGCGCGGCGCTGACGGGCATGGAGCCCGCTGTGCCGGGCCTCCTCGGCCTGCACGCGGAATACCTGAGCGCGCAGCTCGGCGCGTGGCGCTACGGCACGCGTACGTCGATCGGGCCCGACTGCATGCAGCAGGTCGCATCCCGGCTCACCGACATCGACGTGACCGCGATCTCCGCGTGGCTCGCGTCGCGGCCGGCGCCCGCCAATCCGTCGCCCGCCCCCGCGGACTCGCTCGACATGCCGCTCGCATGCGGTGGCGAACCGCGCTAA
- a CDS encoding AraC family transcriptional regulator produces the protein MATSVPDPTRQLNKATVSSAYALFMLMLAEERGIADADILANTGVTRAKLEEPDARITPLQQAAIVFNLLGKTNDPSIAIEIGLRSSLTKSGMIGFGLMSCATLGEAIQLGIRYLPTRVPFFSIRLTELEHTVQIDILEAFPLGRLRQFAVENFMVETAILFNSLLTPSHDRTMKANAELCFEWPEPPYFARYRDRLPRCHFDAPANQIRCEAALLDEPIKTANAQTAQMIVQQCEAELARLGYAESIVERVRNLLIRGSDGYPSLDALARELHLSERTLKRKLSDYGTTYSALLDEIRLRDALRLLEGTQLTVEEIAVRVGYTDRANFSRAFRRWTGASPSSRR, from the coding sequence ATGGCCACGTCCGTTCCGGATCCTACGAGGCAATTGAACAAGGCGACCGTCTCGTCCGCCTATGCGCTTTTCATGCTGATGCTCGCGGAGGAGCGCGGCATCGCCGACGCGGACATTCTCGCGAACACGGGCGTCACGCGCGCGAAGCTCGAGGAGCCGGACGCGCGCATCACGCCGCTGCAGCAGGCGGCGATCGTATTCAATTTGCTCGGGAAAACGAACGATCCGTCGATCGCGATCGAGATCGGGCTGCGCAGCAGCCTGACGAAATCGGGGATGATCGGCTTCGGGCTGATGAGCTGCGCGACGCTCGGCGAGGCGATCCAGCTCGGCATCCGTTATCTGCCGACGCGCGTGCCGTTCTTTTCGATACGGCTCACGGAACTCGAGCACACGGTGCAGATCGACATCCTCGAAGCGTTTCCGCTCGGCAGGCTGCGCCAGTTCGCGGTCGAGAATTTCATGGTCGAGACGGCGATCCTGTTCAACTCGCTGCTCACGCCGTCGCATGACAGGACGATGAAGGCGAACGCCGAGCTGTGCTTCGAGTGGCCCGAGCCGCCATACTTCGCGCGCTATCGCGATCGTCTTCCTCGCTGTCATTTCGATGCGCCCGCGAACCAGATCCGCTGCGAAGCGGCGCTTCTCGACGAGCCGATCAAGACCGCGAACGCGCAGACCGCGCAGATGATCGTCCAGCAGTGCGAAGCAGAGCTCGCGCGGCTCGGCTACGCGGAGAGCATCGTCGAGCGCGTGCGAAATCTGCTGATCCGCGGCAGCGACGGCTATCCGTCGCTCGACGCGCTCGCGCGCGAGCTGCATCTGTCCGAGCGCACGCTCAAGCGCAAGCTGAGCGACTACGGCACGACGTATTCGGCGCTGCTCGATGAGATCCGGCTGCGCGACGCGCTGCGCCTGCTCGAGGGCACGCAACTGACGGTCGAGGAGATCGCGGTGCGTGTCGGCTACACCGATCGCGCGAATTTCAGCCGGGCATTCAGGCGTTGGACCGGTGCGTCGCCGAGCAGCAGGCGCTGA
- a CDS encoding aspartyl protease family protein — MDARVPMLARLRRTVSFRPKSGFVVPVAIAGKTYRSLVDTGASHTVIDNQLAQSITQPSTDEQIPIAYRAMLAKGPTTTDGVLPQERVRLWQPLPLALGSFEVPSFYPWLGLDLSLLSQAFGAQIDGVVGIEIFRQLSRIADNRSGTLTVWRHPPAGQRFQHCVPHQDSFGQSPAVSVDFGDQWTMFRFDTGARHSIVSAPTLAFLASRKAAKPLGDTVPSLSANGVGQSLDYFAKGLSFDGKLVGGLRVAEGGGDMLGMNFLARLDRYMFVPSTMEFCYDASRFTQDDPQPLRTIAIRYVDGRVQLFHNRSDDLGRYGLENGDVLVEIDGKHVDPSAIDDVRDRLSSAPAGSLEIAIERGGARRTVRI, encoded by the coding sequence ATGGATGCGCGCGTGCCGATGCTTGCGCGTTTGCGGCGAACCGTATCGTTCAGGCCGAAGAGCGGATTCGTCGTGCCCGTTGCGATCGCGGGCAAGACCTATCGCTCTCTCGTCGACACGGGCGCGAGTCACACAGTGATCGACAACCAGCTCGCGCAGTCGATCACGCAGCCGTCGACCGACGAGCAGATTCCGATTGCATATCGGGCGATGCTCGCGAAAGGCCCCACGACGACAGACGGCGTGCTCCCGCAGGAGCGCGTGCGCTTGTGGCAGCCGTTGCCGCTCGCGCTCGGCAGCTTCGAGGTGCCGAGCTTCTATCCGTGGCTCGGCCTCGATCTGTCGTTGCTGTCGCAGGCGTTCGGCGCGCAGATCGACGGCGTCGTCGGCATCGAGATCTTTCGCCAGTTGAGCCGGATCGCCGACAATCGCAGCGGCACACTGACGGTCTGGCGTCATCCGCCCGCCGGGCAGCGCTTCCAGCATTGCGTCCCGCATCAGGACAGCTTCGGCCAGTCGCCCGCCGTGAGCGTCGACTTCGGCGATCAATGGACGATGTTCCGTTTCGATACCGGCGCGCGCCATTCGATCGTGTCCGCGCCGACGCTCGCGTTCCTCGCGAGCCGCAAGGCCGCGAAGCCGCTCGGCGACACGGTGCCGAGCCTGTCGGCGAACGGCGTCGGGCAGTCGCTCGATTACTTCGCGAAGGGGCTGTCGTTCGACGGCAAGCTGGTCGGCGGCCTGCGCGTCGCCGAAGGCGGCGGCGACATGCTCGGGATGAACTTCCTCGCGCGGCTCGATCGCTACATGTTCGTGCCGAGCACGATGGAGTTCTGCTACGACGCGAGCCGCTTCACGCAGGACGATCCGCAGCCGCTGCGCACGATCGCGATCCGCTATGTCGACGGCCGCGTGCAGCTGTTCCACAACCGGTCGGACGACCTCGGCCGCTACGGTCTCGAAAACGGCGACGTGCTCGTCGAGATCGACGGCAAGCATGTCGACCCGTCGGCCATCGACGACGTGCGCGATCGATTGAGCTCCGCGCCGGCAGGCTCGCTCGAGATTGCGATTGAGCGCGGCGGCGCGCGCCGCACCGTGCGGATTTGA